In Campylobacter sp. VBCF_01 NA2, one DNA window encodes the following:
- a CDS encoding ribonucleoside triphosphate reductase: MKKIIKRDGSFQEFHDYKIKDAIKKAYESVGANFDEKVFENVLKTIVFKDSLSVEDVQDIIEKKLFESGNFDVLKSFMIYRHTHKMQREHVYGLEEDTTYINCTQTVNEYIGKSDWRILANSNTSYSNAGLINNTAGKVIANYWLDKVYSREEGAAHRNGDYHIHDLDCLTAYCAGWSLRVLLDEGFNGVRGRVESKAPKHFREALHQMANFLGILQSEWAGAQAFSSFDTYLAPYVFKDKLSNKEIKKAITSFVYNLNVPARWGQSPFTNVTIDMTCPEDLKAQIPTSNQHHLFEGIDDEELLQRAKERGKNSLIELTYGDFEPEMRRIVIAFYEVLTAGDKCGQPFTFPIPTVNITQDFDWDSDAANAVFENTAKIGSSYFQNFVGSQYITDENGNKVENPKAYKPGAVRSMCCRLQLDLRELLKRGGGLFGSAEMTGSIGVVTINLARLGYLYKGDKEALYARLETLLQLAKSTLEKKRVFVKEMFERGLYPYTKRYLPGFNNHFSTIGINGANEMIRNFTDDKEDITTKFGREFALELIEYLRHKIRLFQENTGNLYNLEATPAEGTTYRFAKEDKKRYPDIIQAGFGENIYYTNSTQVPASFSDDPFAALDMQDELQSSYTGGTVLHLYMKERISSGTACKKFIKNVISNYKLPYITISPVFSVCTKHGYIAGEHEYCPKCDAELMAEYESKGA; this comes from the coding sequence GTGAAAAAAATCATCAAACGCGACGGAAGTTTCCAAGAATTTCATGATTACAAAATAAAAGACGCTATCAAAAAAGCCTATGAGAGTGTGGGCGCAAATTTTGATGAAAAAGTCTTCGAAAATGTCCTAAAAACGATTGTTTTCAAAGATAGCCTAAGCGTCGAAGATGTCCAAGACATAATAGAAAAAAAGCTGTTTGAAAGCGGAAATTTCGATGTTTTAAAAAGCTTTATGATATATCGCCACACGCACAAAATGCAAAGAGAGCATGTCTATGGGCTAGAAGAAGATACCACCTACATAAACTGCACCCAAACCGTCAATGAATATATCGGCAAATCAGATTGGCGAATTTTAGCCAACTCAAACACAAGCTATTCAAACGCAGGATTGATCAACAACACCGCTGGCAAGGTCATCGCAAATTACTGGCTAGACAAGGTGTATTCGCGCGAAGAGGGGGCGGCGCACAGAAACGGCGATTATCATATCCACGATTTGGATTGCCTCACCGCATACTGCGCTGGTTGGAGCCTAAGAGTGCTTTTGGACGAGGGATTTAATGGCGTTAGGGGTCGCGTAGAGAGCAAGGCTCCGAAGCATTTTAGAGAGGCACTTCATCAAATGGCGAATTTCTTAGGAATTTTGCAAAGCGAGTGGGCGGGAGCGCAGGCATTTTCTAGCTTTGATACCTATCTTGCCCCTTATGTTTTTAAGGATAAATTAAGCAACAAAGAGATCAAAAAGGCAATCACAAGCTTCGTTTATAACCTAAATGTCCCAGCGCGCTGGGGTCAGAGCCCATTTACAAATGTTACGATTGATATGACCTGCCCAGAGGATTTAAAGGCGCAAATCCCTACCTCAAACCAACACCATCTTTTTGAGGGAATCGATGATGAGGAGCTATTGCAAAGGGCAAAAGAGCGTGGCAAAAACTCACTTATCGAGCTTACTTACGGCGATTTTGAGCCGGAGATGAGGCGGATTGTTATCGCATTTTACGAGGTTTTGACAGCGGGCGATAAATGCGGTCAGCCATTTACCTTCCCGATTCCTACCGTAAATATCACTCAGGATTTCGACTGGGACAGCGACGCGGCAAATGCAGTGTTTGAAAACACAGCCAAAATCGGATCAAGCTATTTTCAAAATTTCGTCGGAAGCCAGTATATTACGGACGAAAACGGCAACAAAGTCGAAAATCCAAAAGCCTATAAACCAGGTGCAGTTCGCTCGATGTGTTGCAGACTGCAACTAGATTTAAGAGAGCTTTTAAAGCGTGGTGGCGGGCTTTTTGGCAGTGCTGAGATGACTGGAAGTATTGGCGTGGTAACGATAAATTTAGCCCGCCTTGGATACCTTTACAAAGGCGATAAAGAGGCGCTTTACGCGAGGCTTGAAACGCTTTTGCAGTTAGCAAAAAGCACTTTGGAGAAAAAGCGTGTGTTTGTCAAGGAAATGTTCGAACGCGGGTTGTATCCATACACCAAGCGCTATTTACCGGGCTTTAACAACCATTTTAGCACCATTGGCATTAACGGCGCAAACGAAATGATTAGAAATTTCACAGATGATAAAGAGGACATTACGACCAAATTTGGCCGTGAATTTGCGCTAGAATTGATCGAGTATTTGCGCCATAAAATTCGCCTTTTCCAAGAAAACACAGGAAATCTATACAACCTCGAAGCAACGCCAGCGGAAGGCACCACATATCGCTTTGCCAAAGAGGATAAAAAACGCTACCCAGATATCATACAAGCGGGCTTTGGCGAAAATATCTACTACACAAACTCTACCCAAGTCCCAGCAAGTTTTAGCGACGATCCGTTTGCGGCACTGGATATGCAAGATGAGCTACAAAGTAGCTATACAGGGGGCACGGTGCTTCATTTGTATATGAAAGAGCGAATTAGTTCAGGCACGGCGTGCAAGAAATTTATCAAAAATGTCATTAGCAACTACAAACTCCCATATATTACGATTTCGCCTGTATTTAGCGTCTGCACGAAGCATGGATATATCGCAGGCGAGCACGAATACTGCCCGAAATGCGACGCTGAGTTAATGGCGGAGTATGAGAGCAAGGGTGCTTGA
- a CDS encoding formate dehydrogenase subunit gamma: MKKFFCVLCACLGAYAEDRPYAQVVQTSGNNVWGKARLENINLYEDGLAPLFVQLQSSGFFAWLALGASLAVILSFLGHYLIVGAKHFDHHAGKPVLAFTLFERCFHFVAASSWAILVPTGLIMMFGESFGGGSFVRFCKNAHGIATIAFAIAVIPMFVLWFWRMLPRFYDIKWMIIMGGYLSKNKRAIPAGKFNAGQKAWFWIATVGGMVMIATGASMYFLDYSAPAVNSALGGVSQIEVLRASVIVHNVLGAVCAVFLCVHIYMTVFAISGAIHSMIDGHKPEEEVYVLHHYWYRELLDKGSVAKSQFEEKYPRL, encoded by the coding sequence ATGAAGAAGTTCTTTTGTGTGCTTTGCGCCTGTTTGGGCGCGTATGCCGAGGACCGACCATATGCACAGGTTGTGCAAACTAGTGGGAATAATGTGTGGGGGAAAGCCCGACTAGAAAACATAAATTTATACGAAGACGGACTAGCGCCACTTTTTGTGCAACTTCAAAGTTCGGGATTTTTTGCGTGGTTGGCCTTGGGGGCTAGCCTTGCGGTGATACTCTCGTTTTTGGGACATTATTTGATTGTAGGGGCGAAACACTTCGACCACCACGCTGGCAAGCCTGTGCTTGCATTTACCCTTTTTGAGCGATGTTTTCACTTCGTCGCGGCTAGCTCGTGGGCGATTTTGGTGCCAACTGGTCTAATAATGATGTTTGGCGAGAGTTTTGGCGGGGGAAGCTTCGTGAGGTTTTGTAAAAACGCCCATGGAATCGCCACTATCGCATTTGCAATCGCTGTGATTCCGATGTTTGTTTTGTGGTTTTGGCGTATGCTGCCGCGCTTTTATGATATTAAATGGATGATTATCATGGGTGGATATCTTAGCAAAAACAAGCGCGCAATCCCTGCTGGTAAATTTAACGCTGGCCAAAAGGCGTGGTTTTGGATAGCGACTGTGGGCGGTATGGTGATGATAGCCACTGGTGCGTCAATGTATTTTTTGGATTACAGCGCGCCTGCGGTAAATAGCGCACTTGGTGGCGTGAGCCAAATCGAGGTTTTGCGTGCTAGTGTTATCGTGCATAATGTGCTTGGCGCAGTTTGCGCTGTGTTTTTGTGCGTGCATATCTATATGACCGTGTTTGCGATCAGCGGAGCGATACACTCTATGATAGATGGACACAAACCAGAAGAGGAAGTTTATGTGCTTCACCACTACTGGTATCGCGAGCTTTTGGATAAAGGAAGCGTGGCAAAATCGCAGTTTGAGGAAAAATATCCTCGTTTATAA
- a CDS encoding protein-L-isoaspartate(D-aspartate) O-methyltransferase: protein MDSLEKLRCEKMAEEIADKIAISPALYDALKSVSRSEFAPFSAHAFSLNAQPILASQWISSPLTVARMSMALDIDESVENVLEIGCGSGYQSAILAYMVRRVFAVERVERLVGEAKKHFANLGIRNINLRHDDGNVGWREFAPYDRILLSACASKISDRLFAQLKIGGILVAPMSEGGAQYIIKFHKISPSEISQENLGACEFVPLISGIQ from the coding sequence TTGGATAGTTTAGAAAAACTTCGTTGCGAAAAAATGGCGGAGGAAATCGCTGATAAAATCGCTATTTCGCCAGCGCTTTATGACGCATTAAAAAGCGTATCTCGTAGCGAGTTTGCCCCATTTAGCGCGCATGCGTTTAGCCTAAATGCGCAACCGATTTTGGCGTCTCAGTGGATTAGCTCTCCGCTAACTGTGGCTAGAATGAGTATGGCGCTTGACATTGATGAGAGCGTAGAAAATGTCCTAGAAATCGGCTGTGGGAGCGGGTATCAGTCTGCGATTTTGGCATATATGGTGCGTAGGGTTTTTGCCGTGGAGCGCGTGGAGAGGCTAGTGGGCGAGGCGAAAAAACACTTCGCAAATTTGGGTATTCGCAACATAAATCTCCGCCACGATGATGGCAATGTGGGTTGGCGCGAGTTTGCGCCTTATGATAGGATCCTGCTCTCAGCCTGCGCGTCCAAAATTAGCGACAGGCTCTTCGCTCAGCTTAAAATCGGCGGTATTTTGGTGGCTCCCATGAGTGAGGGCGGAGCGCAATATATCATCAAATTTCATAAAATTTCGCCTAGCGAGATAAGCCAAGAAAATTTGGGTGCGTGTGAATTTGTCCCGTTAATCTCGGGCATACAATAA
- the rpsU gene encoding 30S ribosomal protein S21 has protein sequence MPGVKVHPNESFDEAYRRFKKQTDRNLIVTEVRARKYFEPMTEIRKKQKIAARKKMLKRLYTLRRYESRL, from the coding sequence GTGCCAGGAGTTAAGGTACATCCGAACGAATCATTTGATGAAGCTTACAGACGCTTCAAAAAACAGACAGATCGTAACCTTATCGTTACCGAAGTCCGTGCTAGAAAGTATTTCGAGCCTATGACTGAGATCCGCAAAAAACAAAAAATTGCGGCTCGCAAAAAAATGCTTAAAAGACTTTACACACTTCGCAGATACGAATCTCGTTTGTAA
- a CDS encoding sodium-dependent transporter, which produces MSKNKIFSSRWAFILACVGSAVGMANVWGFPYKLGANGGGAFLLIYIFFIALFAYVALSAEYAIGRRAKTGTLGSYELAWKSRNLGFIGKILGWLPLAGSMCIAIGYAVIIAYVLKALFQALNGSLMSVDTSTWFGSFAFTPYSVVPFHFIIVAGTLFSIFLGAKSIERTNKIMMPLFFVLFAILAVRVALLDGAGAGYKFMFSADWSKLSDANVWITAMGQALFSLSITGSGMLVYGAYLHKDEDIVDAAKKTAFFDTIAAFVAALVMIPALFAYGEDQTAGPGLLFVTLPKILQDMPGGGIFAIILFTAVIFGGISSLQNMFEAVTESLLHKFPNLNRALVLVILCVVCFGIGVNMETIAPSDTNPATTFYEVHLHNWGPWMDLVSIYIIPIGAVLGAISWFWILRKDELLDEINTGSAKTYSNAWYYIGKFIYVPIVLVLCGIALINKVAF; this is translated from the coding sequence ATGAGCAAAAATAAAATTTTTTCATCTCGTTGGGCTTTTATTTTAGCCTGTGTCGGCTCGGCTGTGGGCATGGCCAATGTCTGGGGCTTCCCGTATAAACTCGGTGCCAACGGCGGTGGCGCGTTTTTACTCATTTACATTTTTTTCATCGCACTTTTTGCCTATGTCGCGCTCTCAGCCGAATACGCTATCGGCAGACGGGCTAAAACCGGCACTCTTGGCTCTTATGAGCTTGCGTGGAAATCGCGAAATTTAGGCTTCATTGGCAAAATTTTAGGCTGGCTTCCACTAGCAGGGTCGATGTGTATCGCTATCGGATACGCCGTCATCATTGCTTATGTGCTAAAAGCCCTATTTCAGGCACTTAATGGCTCACTTATGAGCGTGGATACATCGACTTGGTTTGGCTCGTTTGCCTTCACGCCATATTCTGTGGTGCCATTTCATTTCATTATCGTTGCTGGCACGCTTTTTAGCATATTTTTAGGCGCGAAAAGTATCGAGCGCACAAACAAAATTATGATGCCACTATTTTTCGTGCTTTTTGCCATTTTAGCGGTGCGCGTGGCACTTTTAGACGGAGCTGGGGCTGGATATAAATTTATGTTTAGCGCGGATTGGAGCAAACTAAGCGATGCCAATGTCTGGATCACAGCCATGGGACAAGCGCTCTTTTCGCTCTCTATCACAGGCTCAGGAATGCTCGTATATGGCGCGTATTTGCACAAAGACGAGGATATCGTCGATGCGGCGAAAAAAACCGCATTTTTCGACACAATCGCTGCTTTTGTGGCGGCTTTGGTGATGATACCTGCGCTTTTTGCTTACGGCGAGGACCAAACAGCGGGCCCTGGACTGCTTTTCGTAACGCTGCCAAAAATTTTGCAAGACATGCCAGGTGGCGGAATTTTTGCGATTATTTTATTTACGGCGGTGATTTTTGGCGGAATTTCATCGCTTCAAAACATGTTCGAAGCCGTAACCGAGTCGCTTTTGCATAAATTTCCAAACTTAAATAGGGCTTTGGTTTTGGTGATTTTGTGTGTGGTCTGCTTCGGAATCGGCGTAAATATGGAGACAATCGCGCCAAGCGACACAAACCCAGCGACCACATTTTACGAAGTTCATCTACACAACTGGGGTCCGTGGATGGATCTAGTATCTATCTATATAATCCCAATCGGCGCGGTTTTGGGCGCGATTTCGTGGTTTTGGATTTTGCGCAAGGACGAGCTTTTGGACGAAATCAACACAGGCTCGGCTAAAACATACTCAAACGCCTGGTATTATATCGGCAAATTTATCTATGTGCCAATCGTGCTTGTTTTGTGCGGTATCGCATTGATAAACAAAGTCGCGTTTTAG
- a CDS encoding DUF2628 domain-containing protein, whose translation MTDYAKEVFNDPKLLREKLALYIKTPSKVELYAKDCENFFVAGKGEKLEFANVFSWWGFFGNIFFLVYRKIYWLAGVIFVCNFLINIIFPDLDTRADRAIATGTSALCAIFGRYLVCKRFLKFLEMQDDEILVKKGGVNYFAYVLFVVLSLLAYWSVVNSR comes from the coding sequence ATGACGGATTATGCAAAGGAAGTATTTAACGACCCAAAATTACTCAGAGAAAAATTAGCATTATATATAAAAACGCCAAGTAAAGTCGAACTTTATGCAAAAGATTGTGAAAATTTTTTCGTAGCAGGGAAGGGCGAAAAATTGGAATTTGCTAATGTTTTTAGCTGGTGGGGATTTTTTGGGAATATTTTCTTTTTGGTTTATCGAAAAATTTACTGGTTAGCAGGAGTTATTTTTGTTTGTAATTTTTTGATTAATATTATTTTTCCAGATTTAGATACAAGAGCGGATAGAGCGATTGCCACAGGTACATCTGCATTGTGTGCTATATTTGGTAGATATTTAGTTTGCAAAAGATTTTTAAAATTTCTAGAAATGCAAGATGATGAAATTTTGGTCAAAAAAGGCGGGGTGAATTATTTCGCTTATGTTTTATTTGTGGTGCTTTCGTTGCTTGCGTATTGGAGTGTAGTCAATAGTAGGTAA
- the nrdD gene encoding anaerobic ribonucleoside-triphosphate reductase yields MEFPKELEKKRTKCVVYTRVMGYLRPVESFNVGKKGEHKERVFFDENKVKFEEK; encoded by the coding sequence ATGGAATTCCCAAAAGAGTTAGAAAAAAAACGCACAAAGTGTGTAGTTTATACCCGTGTAATGGGGTATTTGCGCCCTGTGGAGAGCTTCAATGTAGGCAAAAAGGGCGAACACAAAGAGAGAGTGTTTTTCGACGAAAATAAGGTAAAATTCGAAGAAAAATAG
- a CDS encoding ribonucleotide-diphosphate reductase subunit beta yields the protein MDRKKIYNPFSDETLTNRKVFNGNPHGILNFTKAKYQWALKLWDIMEANTWFPKEVDTTDDVRDYNFNLTTAEKRMYDLVWSQLISMDSFQTNNLADNINPYITAPEINAVLARQAYEEANHSKSYAVMVEAICENTDLIYEMEKHDDVLREKNAYISSVYEELAGEVTDDKLLLAMVANQILEGIYFYSGFTSIYALARAGKMLGSAQMIRFIQRDEITHLLLFQNMINSVRKERADLFHEKNISKIYEMFETAGNLEIKWGKYITDNQIMGFTDDIIEEYIHYLVDQRLLAIGLEKKYGASHPIKWVDDFSKFNDQKSNFFESKVTNYSKGSLSFDDF from the coding sequence ATGGATAGAAAAAAAATCTACAACCCCTTTTCAGACGAAACTCTCACCAATCGCAAGGTCTTTAACGGCAATCCGCACGGAATACTAAATTTCACCAAGGCAAAATACCAATGGGCGCTCAAACTCTGGGACATTATGGAGGCAAACACCTGGTTTCCAAAAGAGGTCGATACGACTGATGATGTGAGGGATTATAACTTCAATCTCACAACCGCCGAAAAGCGTATGTATGATTTGGTATGGAGCCAGCTAATCTCCATGGATAGCTTCCAGACAAACAATCTAGCTGATAACATAAATCCTTATATAACAGCCCCTGAAATCAACGCTGTGCTAGCTCGCCAAGCTTACGAAGAGGCAAATCACAGCAAAAGTTACGCGGTAATGGTCGAGGCGATTTGCGAAAATACCGATTTGATTTATGAAATGGAAAAGCACGATGATGTTTTGCGCGAGAAAAACGCCTATATTTCGAGCGTGTATGAGGAGCTAGCAGGCGAGGTTACGGACGATAAACTGCTGTTAGCAATGGTTGCGAATCAAATTTTAGAGGGCATTTATTTTTACAGCGGATTTACTTCGATTTATGCCTTGGCACGCGCTGGCAAAATGCTTGGCTCAGCGCAGATGATTAGATTTATCCAAAGAGATGAAATCACGCATCTATTGCTTTTCCAAAACATGATAAATTCAGTGCGCAAAGAACGAGCTGACCTTTTCCACGAGAAAAATATCAGCAAAATTTATGAGATGTTCGAAACAGCTGGAAATTTGGAAATCAAATGGGGCAAATATATCACAGATAACCAAATCATGGGCTTTACAGACGATATCATCGAAGAATACATACACTACCTAGTCGATCAACGATTGCTTGCGATTGGTTTAGAGAAAAAATACGGCGCCTCTCACCCGATAAAATGGGTCGATGATTTCTCTAAATTTAACGATCAAAAGTCAAATTTCTTTGAAAGTAAGGTTACGAATTATTCAAAAGGAAGTTTAAGTTTCGACGATTTTTAG
- a CDS encoding molybdopterin synthase catalytic subunit, with protein sequence MKFAGNFSLHDGALDIPAISNSWYERYKGANCGALITFIGIVRDEDGISGLSFDIYEPILRSWFQSWQTKAQQSGAQVFFAHSKGDVSVHESSYIAGVLSPQRKVALALINDFVEDFKANAPIWKYDLIKGERIYAASRSQKLRGAGILG encoded by the coding sequence ATGAAATTTGCTGGCAATTTTTCTTTGCACGATGGTGCGCTTGATATCCCTGCGATTTCGAATTCATGGTATGAGCGTTACAAAGGCGCAAACTGCGGTGCGCTGATTACTTTTATCGGCATTGTGCGCGATGAAGACGGCATTAGCGGACTTAGTTTTGATATATACGAGCCGATTTTGCGCTCGTGGTTTCAATCGTGGCAAACAAAGGCGCAACAATCTGGCGCGCAGGTCTTTTTCGCGCACTCAAAAGGCGATGTGAGCGTGCATGAAAGCTCATATATCGCGGGCGTGCTAAGCCCACAGCGCAAGGTCGCTCTTGCTTTGATAAACGATTTTGTCGAGGATTTTAAGGCAAATGCGCCGATTTGGAAATATGATTTGATAAAAGGAGAGCGAATTTACGCCGCCTCTCGCTCACAAAAACTACGCGGCGCAGGTATTTTGGGGTGA
- a CDS encoding anaerobic ribonucleoside-triphosphate reductase activating protein — translation MQNSQIYHITPFTMTDFPERLSAIVWFAGCNMRCRYCYNPSVVRGEGKISEDELFAFLRSRVGKLEAVVFSGGECTCARGFMQILQKTKNLGFEVKIDTNGSNPQIIQNAVNLGLVDFISLDFKAHEAKFSFITKSNFYEKFLQTLKFLLSINFAFEVRTTVHSDLLSESDISQMAQILHEQGYTGEYFLQNFLDTGENLGGLGAPKQNFDPSKIISPLKISLRNF, via the coding sequence ATGCAAAATTCTCAAATTTACCATATCACGCCATTTACGATGACAGATTTTCCTGAGCGGCTCTCGGCTATTGTGTGGTTTGCGGGGTGTAATATGCGATGCCGGTATTGCTATAACCCGAGCGTCGTGCGTGGCGAGGGCAAAATCAGCGAAGATGAGCTATTTGCGTTTTTGCGTTCGCGCGTAGGCAAGCTAGAAGCCGTGGTGTTTAGTGGGGGCGAATGCACCTGCGCTAGGGGATTTATGCAAATTTTGCAAAAAACGAAAAATTTGGGCTTTGAGGTCAAAATCGACACAAACGGCTCAAATCCACAAATCATACAAAACGCCGTAAATTTGGGCTTAGTCGATTTTATTTCGCTTGATTTTAAGGCGCATGAGGCTAAATTTAGCTTTATTACAAAATCAAATTTCTACGAAAAATTCCTTCAAACTTTGAAATTTTTATTATCCATAAATTTTGCTTTTGAGGTGCGAACTACCGTGCATAGCGATCTTTTAAGTGAAAGCGACATTTCGCAAATGGCGCAAATTTTGCACGAGCAAGGATACACGGGCGAGTATTTTTTGCAAAATTTTCTTGATACTGGCGAAAATTTGGGCGGTCTTGGCGCGCCAAAGCAAAATTTCGATCCCTCTAAGATAATCTCGCCTCTAAAAATCTCTCTTAGAAATTTCTAA
- the yedF gene encoding sulfurtransferase-like selenium metabolism protein YedF: protein MQLDCRNLSCPEPLLLTKKALNSLKIGENLEILVNDIAPKENIKRFLQKNGFDAQISENGGEATISLTKTDELKDESLDDIFCDTPNFAKPKVVFLNEESCGSGAVGKALLAKFLGALLNLEQKPAKVICVNNAVFITTNRAHPSFEALKNLSEAGVEILSCGSCLESYKLVGDLALGEISNAYEIMEILSKYEAIKL, encoded by the coding sequence TTGCAACTAGATTGTCGAAATTTATCGTGTCCCGAGCCACTTTTGCTTACCAAAAAAGCCCTAAATTCGCTAAAAATCGGCGAAAATTTGGAAATTTTGGTTAATGATATCGCACCCAAAGAAAACATAAAACGATTTTTGCAAAAAAACGGATTTGACGCGCAAATCAGCGAAAATGGCGGTGAAGCCACGATTTCGCTTACCAAAACCGATGAGCTAAAAGATGAGAGTTTGGACGATATTTTTTGCGATACGCCAAATTTCGCTAAGCCAAAGGTGGTGTTTTTAAACGAAGAAAGTTGCGGTTCTGGCGCAGTCGGCAAGGCGCTTTTGGCTAAATTTTTGGGCGCGTTATTAAATTTAGAGCAAAAACCAGCCAAAGTCATTTGCGTAAATAACGCCGTATTTATCACCACTAATCGCGCTCACCCAAGCTTTGAAGCATTAAAAAATTTAAGCGAGGCAGGCGTGGAAATACTAAGTTGCGGAAGCTGTCTGGAAAGCTATAAATTAGTCGGCGACCTAGCCCTTGGCGAAATTTCAAACGCTTATGAGA
- a CDS encoding MoaD/ThiS family protein, producing the protein MVEVEFLGPIGKEPMKFDAKTLSEVKEILSKDSSLKEWLSSCAVAVNDKMVYELNTALKDGDKISLLPPVCGG; encoded by the coding sequence ATGGTAGAAGTGGAATTTTTAGGTCCAATCGGCAAAGAGCCGATGAAATTTGACGCCAAAACGCTAAGCGAAGTAAAAGAGATTTTAAGCAAAGATAGCTCGCTAAAAGAGTGGCTATCTAGCTGCGCCGTGGCGGTAAATGACAAAATGGTCTATGAGCTAAATACCGCGCTTAAAGACGGCGATAAAATCAGCCTTTTGCCGCCAGTTTGTGGGGGTTGA
- the nspC gene encoding carboxynorspermidine decarboxylase — MKIDEIQTPAYVCEKSKLRANLALLQSVGERSGAVVLCALKGFAFSLGMPLVKKYLSGATCSGLHEAKFARQMLGAGAQVHTYSPAFQECDMAEILSLSDHVVFNSASQWRKYRAQATSAGVQCGLRLNPQTSFAPKDAYNPCGKFSRLGMTLGALERAISEESGFLEGISGFHFHALCEEGAENLKRVLEAFEAKFNKYFGVIKWLNFGGGHHITREGYNVELLISLIKKFREKYGVEVFLEPGEAVGWECGYLVASVLDIVENDANIAILDTSAEAHMPDTVLMPYRPAVRGESKEGKFIYRFGGNTCLAGDIVGLEAGEPEYKFDKPLQIGDRVIFEDQIHYTIVKNTTFNGIKLPNLVMVDESGNVEDMIEFGYEEFRRRN; from the coding sequence ATGAAAATTGATGAAATTCAAACCCCAGCGTATGTGTGCGAAAAATCGAAATTGCGGGCAAATTTAGCCCTTTTGCAAAGCGTGGGGGAGCGAAGCGGGGCAGTGGTTTTGTGTGCGTTAAAGGGCTTTGCGTTTAGCCTTGGTATGCCTTTGGTGAAAAAATACCTTTCCGGGGCTACTTGCAGCGGCTTGCACGAGGCGAAATTCGCTAGGCAAATGCTTGGAGCGGGCGCGCAGGTGCATACATACTCGCCAGCTTTTCAAGAGTGCGATATGGCTGAAATTTTATCCCTTAGCGATCATGTGGTTTTCAATAGCGCCTCTCAGTGGCGAAAATACCGCGCGCAGGCGACGAGTGCGGGCGTGCAATGTGGGCTTCGCCTAAATCCACAAACTTCTTTTGCGCCCAAAGACGCTTACAATCCGTGCGGTAAATTTAGCCGCCTTGGTATGACGCTTGGGGCGTTAGAGCGCGCTATTAGCGAGGAGAGCGGGTTTTTAGAGGGGATTAGTGGATTTCATTTTCATGCACTTTGCGAGGAGGGTGCGGAGAATTTAAAGCGCGTTTTAGAGGCGTTTGAGGCGAAATTTAACAAATATTTTGGTGTGATTAAATGGCTAAATTTCGGTGGCGGACACCATATCACGCGCGAGGGATACAATGTCGAATTGCTAATTAGCTTAATCAAAAAATTCCGTGAAAAATACGGCGTGGAGGTGTTTTTAGAGCCGGGAGAGGCTGTGGGCTGGGAGTGCGGATACCTGGTTGCTAGCGTGCTTGATATCGTCGAAAACGACGCAAATATCGCGATTTTGGATACTTCGGCTGAGGCGCACATGCCAGATACCGTGCTTATGCCATATCGCCCTGCGGTGCGTGGCGAGAGCAAAGAGGGCAAATTCATCTATCGTTTCGGTGGAAATACCTGCCTAGCTGGCGATATTGTAGGCTTGGAAGCAGGTGAGCCAGAGTATAAATTTGACAAACCTTTGCAAATCGGCGATAGGGTGATATTTGAAGATCAAATCCACTACACGATAGTCAAAAACACGACCTTTAACGGCATAAAATTGCCAAATTTGGTAATGGTAGATGAGAGCGGAAATGTCGAGGATATGATAGAGTTTGGTTATGAGGAATTTAGGCGAAGAAACTAA